The Mycolicibacterium flavescens genome has a segment encoding these proteins:
- the dmlR_1 gene encoding transcriptional regulator — protein MTQPSARRRPSADDLLVLLAVGRSGRYNAAAEELGLNHTTISRRIAALEESVGGRVLARGAGGWELTELGRDALAAAEAIESAVRSLAVDPAGERALEGVVRISATDGFSAYIAAPAAARVQRQHPNVAVEIVAATRRATQQRSGLDVEVVVGEPRVHRARAIRLGDYCLGLYGSRDYLAEHGTPRTVADLNRYPLVYFIDSMLQVDDLDAATSFAPAMRESVTSTNVFVHVEATRAAAGLGLLPCFMADRHADLVRVLRTEVSVRLTYWLVTRGETLRRPEVAAVVDAIRDRMDDQHDVLLGKG, from the coding sequence ATGACGCAGCCGTCGGCTCGGCGACGACCGAGCGCCGATGACCTCCTGGTGCTGCTGGCCGTCGGCCGATCAGGGCGGTACAACGCGGCCGCCGAGGAACTCGGCCTCAACCACACCACGATCTCCAGGCGCATCGCCGCGCTCGAGGAGTCGGTGGGCGGACGGGTGCTGGCCCGCGGCGCGGGCGGATGGGAACTCACCGAACTCGGACGCGACGCCCTGGCCGCCGCGGAGGCCATCGAGTCGGCCGTGCGATCACTTGCCGTCGATCCCGCCGGCGAGCGCGCGCTCGAGGGTGTCGTCCGGATCTCGGCCACCGACGGCTTCTCCGCCTACATCGCGGCACCCGCCGCCGCGCGCGTTCAGCGGCAGCATCCGAATGTGGCGGTCGAGATCGTCGCCGCCACCCGCCGTGCGACCCAGCAGAGGTCCGGGCTGGACGTCGAGGTGGTCGTCGGCGAACCCCGTGTCCATCGGGCCAGGGCGATCAGGCTCGGCGACTACTGCCTCGGCCTCTACGGGTCCCGCGACTACCTGGCCGAGCACGGTACGCCGAGGACCGTAGCCGATCTGAACCGCTATCCGCTGGTGTACTTCATCGACTCGATGTTGCAGGTCGACGACCTCGATGCGGCGACGAGCTTCGCGCCCGCGATGCGCGAATCCGTGACGTCCACGAACGTTTTCGTCCACGTCGAGGCGACCCGCGCGGCCGCGGGCCTCGGGCTGCTGCCCTGCTTCATGGCCGACCGCCACGCCGATCTCGTACGCGTCCTGCGCACCGAGGTTTCGGTGCGGCTGACGTACTGGCTCGTCACCCGAGGAGAAACACTGCGGCGGCCGGAGGTGGCGGCCGTCGTCGACGCTATTCGCGATCGGATGGACGACCAGCACGACGTGTTACTGGGCAAGGGCTAA
- the proP_2 gene encoding major facilitator superfamily transporter has product MGVTNADSGAAPVPPGLKRVVVASMAGTVVEWYEFFLYATAATLVFNKVFFAEGTSEASGLIAALLTYAVGFVARPLGGIVFGHFGDKYGRKKLLQFAILLVGAVTFLMGCLPTYAQIGVWAPILLVVLRFMQGFAVGGEWGGAVLLVAEHSPNDKRGFWASWPQAAVPVGNMLATVVLLVLTAALPETAFLSWGWRVAFWLSAVVVLIGYYIRTKVTDAPIFVAAQEEVERAKAVSYGVVEVLKRYPRGVFTAMGLRFAENIMYYLVVTFSIVYLKTHVGADTSDILWWLLVAHAVHFVVIPQVGRLSDRFGRRPVYIVGAILGGTWGFFAFPMMNTGSYGLIMAAIILGLVIHALMYSPQPAIMAEMFPTRMRYSGVSLGYQVTSIVAGSLAPAIATWLLDKFDSAVPIALYLAGASVITLVAALFNRETKGLDLETVDAADREQLAKAGVI; this is encoded by the coding sequence ATGGGTGTCACCAACGCCGACAGCGGCGCCGCGCCGGTCCCCCCCGGGCTCAAACGCGTCGTGGTCGCCTCGATGGCAGGCACCGTCGTCGAGTGGTACGAATTCTTCCTCTACGCCACCGCCGCCACCCTGGTGTTCAACAAGGTGTTCTTCGCAGAAGGCACCAGTGAGGCCAGCGGCCTGATCGCCGCACTGTTGACCTACGCAGTCGGATTCGTGGCACGGCCGCTGGGCGGCATCGTCTTCGGGCACTTCGGCGACAAGTACGGACGCAAGAAGCTGCTGCAGTTCGCGATCCTGCTCGTCGGTGCCGTCACCTTCCTCATGGGCTGCCTGCCGACCTACGCGCAAATCGGCGTGTGGGCGCCGATCCTGCTGGTGGTCCTGCGGTTCATGCAGGGGTTCGCGGTCGGAGGTGAATGGGGCGGAGCGGTCCTGCTCGTCGCCGAGCACAGCCCCAACGACAAGCGCGGCTTCTGGGCCAGCTGGCCGCAGGCGGCGGTGCCGGTGGGCAATATGCTCGCCACTGTCGTCCTACTGGTGCTGACCGCCGCGCTGCCGGAGACGGCGTTCCTGTCCTGGGGATGGCGGGTCGCGTTCTGGCTGTCGGCCGTGGTGGTGCTGATCGGGTACTACATCCGGACCAAGGTCACCGACGCCCCGATCTTCGTGGCCGCACAAGAGGAGGTCGAGCGCGCCAAGGCCGTCTCGTACGGCGTGGTCGAGGTGCTGAAGCGTTATCCCCGTGGAGTTTTCACCGCGATGGGCCTGCGGTTCGCCGAGAACATCATGTACTACCTGGTGGTCACCTTCTCGATCGTGTACCTCAAGACGCACGTCGGCGCCGACACCAGCGACATCCTCTGGTGGTTGCTGGTCGCGCACGCCGTGCACTTCGTGGTGATCCCCCAAGTGGGGCGCTTGTCTGATCGGTTCGGTAGGCGGCCGGTGTATATCGTCGGGGCGATCCTCGGAGGCACGTGGGGCTTCTTCGCGTTCCCGATGATGAACACCGGTTCCTATGGGTTGATCATGGCCGCCATCATCCTCGGACTCGTCATCCACGCGCTGATGTACTCACCGCAGCCGGCGATCATGGCCGAGATGTTCCCGACCCGTATGCGGTATTCCGGTGTCTCCCTTGGCTATCAGGTGACATCGATCGTCGCCGGATCGCTCGCGCCTGCCATCGCCACCTGGCTGCTCGACAAGTTCGACTCGGCGGTGCCCATTGCTCTCTATCTCGCAGGCGCCTCGGTGATCACCCTGGTGGCCGCGTTGTTCAACCGGGAGACCAAGGGCCTCGATCTGGAGACGGTCGACGCCGCCGATCGCGAGCAACTCGCCAAGGCCGGTGTCATATGA
- the bdhA_1 gene encoding dehydrogenase of uncharacterised specificity, short-chain alcohol dehydrogenase like protein has translation MSDLDGRTALVTGGASGIGAACARALAERGASVTVADLDEAGAKEVADEIGGKPWAVDLSEVAALEDLRLQIDILVNNAGVQHVSPIHEFPPERFRFILALMLEAPFLLIRAALPHMYEQEFGRVINISSVHGLRASEFKSGYVTAKHGLEGLSKVTALEGGPHGVTSNCVDPGYVRTPLVTKQIADQARTHAIDEDKVVADILLKESAIKRLVEPEEVASLVTWLASPAAVMVTGASYTMDGGWSAR, from the coding sequence ATGAGCGATCTCGACGGGCGCACCGCGCTGGTCACCGGTGGCGCAAGCGGGATCGGTGCGGCTTGCGCGCGTGCGCTGGCCGAGCGAGGCGCTTCGGTCACCGTCGCGGATCTCGACGAGGCCGGTGCCAAGGAGGTTGCCGACGAGATCGGTGGAAAGCCATGGGCGGTGGACCTTTCCGAGGTGGCGGCGCTCGAGGACCTTCGGCTGCAGATCGATATTTTGGTCAACAACGCCGGGGTGCAGCACGTCAGCCCGATCCACGAGTTTCCGCCCGAGCGCTTCCGCTTCATTCTGGCGTTGATGCTGGAAGCGCCGTTCCTACTGATCCGCGCGGCGTTGCCACACATGTACGAGCAGGAGTTCGGGCGCGTCATCAACATCTCCTCGGTGCACGGTCTACGCGCCTCGGAGTTCAAGAGCGGCTACGTCACCGCCAAGCACGGTTTGGAGGGGCTGTCGAAGGTGACCGCTCTGGAGGGCGGGCCGCACGGCGTCACGAGCAACTGTGTCGACCCGGGCTATGTGCGGACCCCGCTCGTGACCAAGCAGATCGCCGATCAGGCCCGCACCCACGCGATCGACGAGGATAAGGTGGTCGCCGACATTTTGTTGAAGGAGAGCGCGATCAAGCGACTTGTCGAACCCGAGGAGGTTGCCTCCCTGGTCACCTGGCTGGCCTCGCCGGCCGCAGTGATGGTGACCGGAGCGTCGTACACGATGGACGGCGGATGGAGCGCCCGATGA
- the acsA_1 gene encoding acetoacetyl-CoA synthase, producing the protein MTATPQWTPTEDDVAGARVTDFAQFVQRRTGRNHPDYESLWQWSTDEPDEFWAALWDYFDLGERPELVLTSAEMPGAQWFSGVQLNYVDQVIRNARSDRPAILYLREGGDPVEVSWAELLGRAAAFAQTLRDLGVRAGDRVVGYLPNIPEAVIAFLATASIGAIWSACGQDYSAKAALDRLGQLEPTVLVTTDGYTYGGKFHDKAAEITALQKGLPTLRATVMAPDMAGSSSKELTTTPVDFAHPLWILFSSGTTGLPKGIIHGHGGVLVEHLKAVSLQSDIGPDDIFFWYTSPSWMMWNFQVAGLLVGSTIVCYDGSPNAPRPDVLWEIAARVKATVLGTSPGYVLGCAKAGAVPRKEHDLSVLRTVGITGSSLPPSSSLWLRDNVGEHVQVSSISGGTDVVSAFIGGVRTVPVWPGELSAPYLGCALDSWDESGQPVRNEVGELVVTKPMPSMPVGFWNDPDGSRYRAAYFEMFPGVWRHGDWITITDHGSVIVHGRSDSTLNRHGIRMGSADIYQAVERLPEVAEALIIGVDEPDGGYWMPLFVVLTEGAELTDEVRDRIKNTVREEVSPRHVPDEIIAAPGVPHTRTGKKLEVPIKKMFQGADAAKVVERSAVDDPDLLDWYVTQKR; encoded by the coding sequence ATGACCGCCACTCCGCAATGGACACCCACCGAGGACGATGTGGCCGGAGCGCGCGTCACCGACTTCGCACAGTTCGTGCAGCGCCGCACCGGCCGAAATCACCCCGACTACGAGTCGCTGTGGCAGTGGTCGACCGACGAGCCCGATGAGTTCTGGGCCGCGTTGTGGGACTACTTCGACCTCGGTGAACGCCCGGAGCTGGTGCTCACCTCTGCTGAAATGCCTGGAGCGCAGTGGTTTTCGGGCGTGCAGCTCAATTATGTGGATCAGGTGATTCGCAACGCCCGGTCGGACCGGCCCGCCATCCTGTACCTGCGCGAGGGTGGGGATCCCGTCGAGGTGTCATGGGCCGAGTTGTTGGGACGCGCGGCGGCATTCGCCCAGACGCTGCGCGACCTCGGTGTGCGCGCCGGCGACCGGGTCGTCGGATATCTGCCCAACATTCCCGAGGCCGTGATCGCGTTCCTGGCGACCGCCAGCATCGGCGCGATCTGGAGTGCGTGCGGCCAGGACTATTCGGCCAAGGCCGCACTCGACCGTCTCGGTCAGCTCGAACCCACCGTGCTGGTGACCACCGACGGCTATACCTACGGCGGGAAGTTCCACGATAAGGCCGCCGAAATCACCGCGCTGCAGAAGGGATTACCTACGCTGCGTGCGACGGTGATGGCACCCGACATGGCGGGCAGCAGTAGCAAGGAGTTGACCACGACGCCGGTCGACTTCGCCCACCCGCTGTGGATCCTGTTCTCCTCGGGCACCACCGGGCTGCCCAAGGGCATCATTCACGGCCACGGCGGTGTGCTGGTCGAACACCTCAAAGCCGTGAGCCTGCAGTCCGATATCGGGCCGGACGACATCTTCTTCTGGTACACCAGTCCCAGCTGGATGATGTGGAACTTCCAGGTGGCGGGCCTGCTGGTCGGGTCGACGATCGTCTGCTACGACGGCAGTCCCAATGCACCGCGTCCGGATGTGCTCTGGGAGATCGCGGCGCGCGTCAAGGCGACGGTGCTGGGGACGAGCCCGGGCTATGTGTTGGGCTGCGCGAAGGCAGGCGCGGTGCCGCGCAAGGAGCATGACCTGTCGGTGCTGCGCACGGTCGGCATCACCGGCTCGTCATTGCCCCCGTCGTCGTCACTGTGGTTGCGCGACAACGTCGGTGAGCACGTGCAGGTGTCCTCGATCAGTGGCGGCACCGACGTGGTGTCCGCTTTCATCGGCGGGGTCCGCACGGTTCCGGTGTGGCCGGGCGAGCTGTCGGCGCCGTATCTCGGATGCGCTCTGGACTCGTGGGACGAGTCCGGACAGCCGGTGCGCAACGAGGTCGGCGAGCTCGTGGTGACCAAGCCGATGCCGTCGATGCCGGTCGGGTTCTGGAACGATCCCGACGGGTCGCGTTACCGCGCAGCGTATTTCGAGATGTTTCCCGGAGTGTGGCGGCACGGCGACTGGATCACGATCACCGATCACGGCAGCGTCATCGTGCACGGCCGGTCGGACTCGACCTTGAACCGGCACGGCATACGGATGGGCAGCGCCGACATCTACCAGGCGGTCGAACGGCTGCCCGAGGTGGCCGAAGCCTTGATCATCGGCGTCGACGAACCCGACGGCGGGTACTGGATGCCGCTGTTCGTGGTCCTCACCGAGGGCGCCGAACTGACCGACGAGGTGCGCGACCGCATCAAGAACACCGTCCGCGAAGAGGTCTCACCGCGGCATGTACCCGACGAGATCATCGCTGCGCCAGGTGTTCCGCACACCCGCACGGGCAAGAAGCTCGAGGTGCCGATCAAGAAGATGTTCCAGGGCGCCGACGCCGCGAAGGTGGTCGAGCGCAGCGCCGTCGACGACCCGGACCTGCTGGACTGGTACGTCACGCAGAAGCGCTGA
- a CDS encoding protein of uncharacterised function DUF222, whose protein sequence is MSPWRGIIEYVFEDVDEAGLVATIEEATRAEASASALRTAAIGELMSRRGVGDEDHPRALWACDPWASAAAEVTAAMNISHGRACGQMRIAETLRDHLPKVGALFGAGRLSARVIGILTWRTRLIANDAVWALVDAALAERADEWGPLSEEDLRIGVDALVLQYDPDAVIASQARTRGRDFKVGSYEDEHGATSVWGKLQPADAAVLDRKVAAMVATVCPDDPRSSGERRSDAVGALANGNDHLPCECGSPACPARAAQPAPSSSVVVNVYADQTAVDATHATQESVRRTAACRRDAGTAVISGVGGPEVLTTPMLAALLRNGATLRPLGAPDEQPEHGYRPSAKLARRIRARDLRCRFPGCHRRAEFCDIDHVTSHPNGATHQSNLACLCRLHHLLKTFWVGDWSYLMRADGAAVWTSPTGRTYTSYPGSRSLFPGWDTRAAELPPRATSPPHGAGPPPDNRGLKMPMRKNTRSVERAQRIKAERAQNASESPSF, encoded by the coding sequence GTGTCGCCCTGGCGTGGCATAATCGAATATGTGTTCGAAGATGTGGATGAAGCGGGGTTGGTGGCCACCATCGAAGAGGCCACCCGCGCCGAAGCGTCCGCGAGCGCATTGCGCACGGCGGCGATTGGGGAGCTGATGTCGCGCCGCGGTGTCGGCGACGAGGATCATCCGCGCGCGTTGTGGGCGTGTGATCCGTGGGCTTCGGCCGCTGCCGAGGTCACCGCGGCCATGAACATCAGCCACGGCAGGGCCTGCGGCCAGATGCGCATCGCCGAAACCCTGCGCGATCACCTGCCCAAGGTCGGCGCGCTGTTCGGCGCGGGTCGGCTCTCAGCGCGGGTGATCGGGATACTCACCTGGCGTACCCGGTTGATCGCCAACGACGCGGTTTGGGCGCTGGTCGACGCGGCGCTGGCCGAACGGGCGGATGAGTGGGGACCGCTGTCGGAAGAGGATCTGCGCATCGGCGTGGACGCGTTGGTGCTGCAGTACGACCCCGACGCGGTGATCGCCAGCCAGGCCCGCACCCGTGGCCGCGATTTCAAAGTCGGGTCCTACGAAGACGAGCACGGCGCCACATCGGTGTGGGGCAAGTTGCAGCCCGCCGATGCCGCGGTCCTCGACCGCAAGGTCGCCGCGATGGTGGCCACCGTGTGCCCTGATGATCCGCGTTCGTCCGGCGAGCGTCGCAGCGACGCAGTCGGGGCGCTTGCGAACGGCAACGACCACCTACCGTGCGAATGCGGCTCCCCGGCCTGCCCGGCGCGGGCGGCCCAGCCCGCCCCGTCATCGTCGGTGGTGGTGAATGTTTACGCCGACCAGACCGCCGTCGATGCCACCCACGCGACACAGGAGTCCGTCCGCCGCACCGCGGCCTGCCGACGGGACGCGGGCACCGCAGTGATATCCGGAGTCGGGGGCCCCGAGGTGCTGACCACGCCGATGCTGGCCGCGCTGCTGCGCAACGGTGCCACGCTGCGGCCGCTGGGCGCACCGGACGAACAGCCCGAGCACGGATATCGGCCGTCGGCCAAGCTGGCCCGTCGCATCCGCGCCCGGGATCTGCGCTGCCGCTTTCCGGGATGCCATCGGCGAGCGGAGTTCTGCGATATAGACCACGTCACGTCCCATCCGAACGGGGCAACGCATCAGTCGAATCTGGCTTGCCTCTGCCGTCTTCACCACCTACTGAAAACCTTCTGGGTCGGTGACTGGTCGTATCTAATGCGAGCAGACGGCGCCGCGGTCTGGACGTCACCGACAGGCCGTACATATACGTCGTATCCAGGGTCTCGAAGTCTGTTCCCCGGATGGGACACCAGGGCAGCCGAGCTGCCGCCGCGGGCCACCAGCCCACCGCATGGTGCCGGCCCGCCACCCGACAACCGCGGGTTGAAGATGCCGATGCGCAAGAACACCCGATCGGTCGAACGTGCCCAACGGATTAAAGCCGAACGGGCACAGAACGCCTCGGAGTCGCCGTCGTTTTGA
- the aspC gene encoding aspartate/tyrosine/aromatic aminotransferase encodes MSVALRAGIPPFYVMDVWLAAAERQRSHGDLVNLSAGQPSAGAPAAVRAAAKEALETTVLGYTVALGIPELRAAIAHSYLDRHGLQVDPEDVVITTGSSGGFLLAFLACFDVGDRVAIASPGYPCYRNILSALGCEVVEIPCGPATRFQPTVQMLAELDPAVQGVIVASPANPTGTVIPPDELAAIASWCASRDVRLISDEVYHGLVYEGAPAVSCAWATSRDSIVVNSFSKYFAMTGWRLGWLLVPKELQRAVDRLTGNFTICPPTLPQYAAIAAFTPESIAESDALLHHYAANRQMLLDGLRALGIDRLAPTDGAFYVYADVSHLTSDSLSFCSKLLADTGVAIAPGIDFDPARGGSFVRLSFAGPAGDITEALRRIGSWLGQLQH; translated from the coding sequence ATGAGCGTCGCACTGCGCGCAGGGATCCCCCCGTTCTACGTCATGGACGTCTGGCTGGCCGCCGCCGAGCGGCAGCGCAGTCACGGCGACCTGGTCAACCTGTCCGCGGGCCAACCGAGCGCGGGCGCTCCCGCAGCCGTGCGGGCAGCGGCCAAGGAGGCACTGGAGACCACCGTCCTCGGCTATACCGTCGCGCTCGGGATCCCGGAGCTGCGCGCAGCAATCGCCCATTCGTACCTGGATCGGCATGGCCTGCAGGTGGACCCGGAAGACGTGGTCATCACCACGGGCTCGTCGGGTGGCTTTCTGCTGGCGTTCCTGGCCTGCTTCGACGTCGGTGACCGCGTCGCGATCGCCAGCCCCGGATACCCCTGTTACCGCAACATCCTCTCCGCGCTGGGTTGTGAGGTCGTGGAGATACCCTGCGGCCCCGCGACCCGTTTTCAGCCGACGGTGCAGATGCTCGCGGAACTCGACCCGGCCGTACAGGGTGTCATCGTGGCGAGCCCCGCCAACCCGACAGGCACGGTGATTCCGCCGGACGAGCTCGCTGCGATCGCTTCGTGGTGCGCGTCGCGCGATGTCCGGCTGATCAGCGACGAGGTGTACCACGGGCTGGTCTACGAGGGTGCTCCCGCCGTCAGCTGCGCCTGGGCGACATCACGGGATTCGATTGTGGTGAACAGCTTCTCGAAATACTTCGCGATGACCGGCTGGCGGCTCGGCTGGCTTCTGGTGCCGAAGGAACTGCAGCGGGCGGTCGACCGTCTCACCGGAAACTTCACGATCTGCCCGCCGACACTGCCGCAGTATGCCGCGATCGCGGCGTTCACCCCGGAGTCGATCGCGGAGTCCGACGCGCTGCTGCACCACTACGCCGCCAACCGGCAGATGCTGCTCGACGGCCTGCGCGCCCTCGGCATCGATCGCCTGGCCCCAACCGACGGAGCGTTCTACGTGTACGCCGACGTGTCGCATCTGACATCGGATTCGCTGTCGTTCTGTTCGAAGCTGCTCGCCGACACCGGAGTTGCGATCGCACCGGGCATCGACTTCGACCCGGCCCGCGGTGGATCCTTCGTCCGGTTGTCGTTCGCCGGGCCGGCGGGCGACATCACCGAGGCGCTACGGCGAATCGGCAGCTGGCTGGGTCAACTGCAGCATTAG
- a CDS encoding ABC transporter, phosphonate, periplasmic substrate-binding protein, whose protein sequence is MLSFVVDQNLGLPACDEPWTTLLAAEGISAAESTDLAGIDRALAQHQPDIAYVPAPSLHRLLRSGDHHYRGLAIATSKFTGEPRQTSVLVVRRDDAASGLDDLAGAQCGYINTSCTSSYFAPAILFTGQRKLAMHFVAVPPWQGQIDAVVSGRVRATMVLEDVWKMTPENASTTRIVARYDNCRPPVVLVKEAVDNASCATLLDALLTWVPDWSGVYGALKPFYYADVHGFFHDLDQLTECPR, encoded by the coding sequence ATGTTGAGCTTCGTCGTGGATCAGAACCTCGGCTTGCCCGCCTGCGACGAGCCGTGGACCACACTTCTCGCCGCGGAGGGGATCTCCGCAGCCGAGAGCACCGACCTCGCCGGCATCGACCGGGCGCTGGCGCAACATCAGCCGGACATCGCCTATGTCCCGGCACCCAGCTTGCACCGCTTGCTCCGAAGCGGTGATCACCATTACCGGGGATTGGCGATCGCAACATCGAAGTTCACCGGTGAGCCCCGCCAGACCAGCGTGCTCGTCGTCCGACGCGACGACGCTGCTAGCGGACTGGACGACCTGGCCGGAGCGCAATGCGGTTACATCAACACTTCATGCACATCGAGCTACTTCGCTCCCGCCATTCTGTTCACCGGCCAGCGGAAACTCGCGATGCATTTCGTTGCGGTTCCCCCCTGGCAGGGACAGATCGATGCCGTTGTCTCCGGGCGAGTTCGGGCGACGATGGTCCTCGAAGATGTATGGAAGATGACACCCGAGAACGCGTCGACGACCAGGATCGTCGCTCGATACGACAACTGTAGGCCTCCGGTCGTCCTCGTCAAAGAAGCAGTCGACAACGCCTCCTGTGCAACGCTTCTCGACGCTTTGCTCACCTGGGTGCCCGACTGGAGCGGCGTGTACGGCGCCCTCAAACCGTTTTACTACGCCGACGTGCACGGGTTCTTCCACGATCTCGACCAGCTGACGGAATGCCCCCGATGA
- a CDS encoding acyl-CoA dehydrogenase: MSEERQLLRETVAALVDKHASPAAVREAMESERGYDESLWTLLCEQVGAAALVVPEELGGAGGELADAAVVLEELGKALVPTPLLGTTLAELALLAGDEPDTEALEGMAEGAIVGTVVFDPDYVINGDIADVVIGADGDLLARWTEFTATRLDAMDLTRRLARVEVQQSTDIGSDPGLADTAALLMAAEQIGAASRCLDLTVQYTKDRVQFGRPIGSFQALKHRMADLYVAVQSARAVVDEAIAAPSPTSAALARFSASEAFTNVAAEAVQMHGGIAITWEHDIQLYFKRAHGSAQLLGAPRDHLRRLESEVF, encoded by the coding sequence ATGAGTGAAGAACGCCAACTGCTACGCGAGACCGTCGCCGCGCTGGTCGACAAGCACGCGTCGCCCGCCGCGGTGCGCGAGGCGATGGAATCCGAACGCGGATACGACGAATCGCTGTGGACGCTGCTGTGCGAGCAGGTCGGTGCGGCGGCGCTTGTGGTGCCCGAGGAGCTGGGCGGCGCGGGCGGTGAGCTTGCCGATGCGGCGGTCGTGCTCGAGGAGCTCGGCAAGGCACTGGTTCCGACTCCCCTGTTGGGGACCACTCTCGCCGAGCTCGCACTACTGGCCGGCGACGAGCCGGACACCGAAGCGCTCGAGGGTATGGCCGAGGGCGCCATCGTCGGCACGGTGGTCTTCGACCCCGACTATGTGATCAACGGCGACATTGCCGACGTGGTGATCGGGGCGGACGGCGACCTGTTGGCCCGGTGGACCGAGTTCACCGCGACGCGCCTGGATGCGATGGACCTGACCCGCCGGCTGGCGCGCGTCGAGGTCCAACAGAGCACCGACATCGGCTCGGATCCGGGACTGGCCGACACCGCTGCGTTGCTGATGGCCGCCGAGCAGATCGGCGCGGCGTCGCGGTGCCTCGACCTGACGGTGCAGTACACGAAGGACCGGGTGCAGTTCGGCAGGCCCATTGGCAGTTTCCAGGCGCTCAAGCACCGGATGGCCGACTTGTACGTCGCGGTTCAGTCCGCGCGTGCCGTCGTCGACGAGGCGATCGCCGCGCCGTCACCGACCTCGGCTGCGCTGGCCCGGTTCTCGGCGAGCGAGGCGTTCACCAACGTCGCCGCCGAAGCCGTCCAGATGCACGGCGGCATCGCGATCACCTGGGAGCACGACATTCAGCTGTATTTCAAGCGCGCGCACGGCAGTGCCCAGTTGCTCGGTGCTCCGCGCGATCATCTGCGCCGCCTCGAATCCGAAGTGTTCTAG